From the Kogia breviceps isolate mKogBre1 chromosome 10, mKogBre1 haplotype 1, whole genome shotgun sequence genome, the window GTGTCCATCAGTTTACCTGCCAGGCTAAAGCTGACCCCTTTGTTCTGAGGCATGAGGCAGCGGATGTTTCTTGGTCTACGTCCCCTGGGCTCAGGAAGCCCCTTCCCAGGACACACCAAGAGCAGGGCAGCCCCATCACCCCAGAAGGActgcacacgccccctcacaggACCCTTCCCCTCCAGCCAGGTCACAGAGTCCAGGCGTCTGGCAGGGACCACAGAGCACAGGAGGATAGAGCAGGGGGATCCATCTGCAGCCCTCGCAGAGAACTGGGATCCTGGAGGAAGAGAGGGACTCCTCAGTTCtttgtctgggcttccctggttccCAGTGGCCCCTGGTCTGCATGCCCCCCACTCACCTCTGAGAACGGAGACATCATACACCCTCCAGTTCTGGTACTTGTGGCGCTGACCCAGCACAGCACACCAGTACCTCCCAGCGTCTCCCTCCTTGGACCCTTCCAGCCACAAAGAGTTGTTTCCCAGGAGTTTGAGCCTGGATTCCCTTCCGGGCTTCCCAGGGTCTGGGGCTGGCCTGGCTACTTGGACATGGGCCACTAAAGCAGTGGAGGAGCCTGTTGCAGGACTGCGGAACCAGGACAGGAATTCGTCTCCATGCAGGGTGGGTGGTGAAGGACATGGCAGCTCCATTGCCTCCCCCAGTGCCACATAGATGGCCTGGATGTTGTctgtggggagggggc encodes:
- the LY6G6F gene encoding lymphocyte antigen 6 complex locus protein G6f isoform X1, whose product is MAVLFLLLLCLYGLTQAAADNIQAIYVALGEAMELPCPSPPTLHGDEFLSWFRSPATGSSTALVAHVQVARPAPDPGKPGRESRLKLLGNNSLWLEGSKEGDAGRYWCAVLGQRHKYQNWRVYDVSVLRGSQFSARAADGSPCSILLCSVVPARRLDSVTWLEGKGPVRGRVQSFWGDGAALLLVCPGKGLPEPRGRRPRNIRCLMPQNKGVSFSLAAPMDASPALCAPSTEWDAPWILMLLLTVGQGFAIVVLSVMLWRLRVQGTLHRNASFPQFKPEIQVYENIHLAHLSPPAPKTR
- the LY6G6F gene encoding lymphocyte antigen 6 complex locus protein G6f isoform X2 codes for the protein MAVLFLLLLCLYGLTQAAADNIQAIYVALGEAMELPCPSPPTLHGDEFLSWFRSPATGSSTALVAHVQVARPAPDPGKPGRESRLKLLGNNSLWLEGSKEGDAGRYWCAVLGQRHKYQNWRVYDVSVLRGSQFSARAADGSPCSILLCSVVPARRLDSVTWLEGKGPVRGRVQSFWGDGAALLLVCPGKGLPEPRGRRPRNIRCLMPQNKGVSFSLAAPMDASPALCAPSTEWDAPWILMLLLTVGQGFAIVVLSVMLWRLRVQGTLHRNASFPQFKPEIQVYENIHLAHLRKPQAVL